The proteins below are encoded in one region of Candidatus Binataceae bacterium:
- a CDS encoding gamma-glutamyltransferase family protein, whose amino-acid sequence MSTLYPLIIGREVVASTEHYLSAAAAARIFDRGGNAIDAAVAATLVEGVVNPHMHTIGGEAPMLIKTGSADRVVAINGNTMAPERATISHYRALGLDLVPGEGLLAAGVPAAFGAMACALENFGTMTLADVAGPALALCEDGFAMHPGLCGDDASVDVPGLGMGSIHANAEVFRTRWPSTARVYMPGGEPPRSGDVIRNPALAHFFRRLLDAEAGARNGGRAAGLRAAVERFYRGDIAREIVAHSEAHGGLLALEDLATFATRIEEPASRTYRGSTVFKCGPWSQGPVFLQQLALLEGFDLAAMGHNSAAYLHTLIEAAKLAFADREAYYADPEFVDVPLGALFSEGYSALRRALIDPKRAAMDLRPGDPRAMRAESDAPLGPRSWGAGTTHVDAADRHGNLIAITPSGAWLRSSPVVEALGFPLGTRLQTFYLDERHPNALAPHKRPRTTLTPSMALTRDGRWIAFGTQGGDQQDQWTLQFFLNLAEFGMDLQEAIEAPRYSCMHAPSSFFPHDASPGLVRIEDRIDERVRAELAAHGHKLETRPPWCDGNVLAVSRDGARGQLKAGADPRGQIAALMPAQAIGW is encoded by the coding sequence ATGTCAACGCTATATCCCCTGATCATCGGCCGCGAGGTCGTCGCGTCCACCGAGCACTATCTCTCCGCCGCCGCCGCCGCCCGCATCTTCGACCGCGGCGGCAATGCGATCGACGCCGCCGTAGCAGCCACGCTCGTCGAAGGCGTCGTAAATCCCCACATGCACACCATCGGCGGCGAGGCGCCGATGCTGATCAAGACAGGATCGGCCGACCGGGTGGTCGCGATCAACGGCAATACGATGGCGCCCGAGCGCGCGACGATTTCCCACTATCGGGCGCTCGGGCTGGATCTCGTTCCTGGCGAAGGATTGCTCGCCGCCGGCGTGCCCGCGGCTTTCGGCGCGATGGCCTGCGCGCTGGAGAACTTCGGCACGATGACCCTCGCCGACGTCGCGGGTCCGGCGCTCGCCCTCTGCGAGGACGGATTTGCGATGCACCCGGGGCTTTGCGGCGACGACGCCTCGGTCGATGTCCCTGGCCTGGGGATGGGCTCGATCCACGCCAATGCCGAGGTCTTTCGGACGCGATGGCCTTCGACCGCGCGCGTATATATGCCCGGTGGCGAGCCGCCGCGCTCCGGCGACGTGATCAGGAATCCGGCGCTCGCGCACTTCTTCCGCCGCCTGCTCGACGCCGAAGCCGGCGCGCGCAACGGCGGCCGCGCGGCCGGCCTGCGCGCGGCGGTCGAGCGCTTCTACCGCGGCGACATCGCGCGCGAGATCGTCGCCCACTCCGAGGCGCACGGCGGACTGCTGGCGCTCGAGGACCTTGCCACCTTCGCTACCCGGATCGAAGAGCCGGCGAGCCGCACCTATCGTGGCTCAACCGTCTTCAAGTGCGGACCGTGGTCGCAGGGGCCGGTCTTCCTGCAGCAGCTTGCGTTGCTCGAGGGTTTCGACCTCGCCGCGATGGGCCATAACTCGGCCGCCTACCTTCATACGCTCATCGAGGCCGCCAAGCTTGCCTTCGCCGACCGCGAGGCCTATTACGCCGATCCAGAATTCGTCGACGTACCGCTCGGCGCGTTGTTCTCCGAGGGCTATTCGGCGCTGCGCCGCGCGCTTATCGATCCGAAGCGCGCCGCGATGGATTTGCGGCCGGGCGATCCGCGGGCGATGCGCGCCGAGTCGGACGCGCCGCTTGGGCCGCGTTCGTGGGGCGCCGGCACGACGCACGTCGACGCCGCCGACCGCCACGGCAACCTGATCGCGATCACGCCGAGCGGCGCGTGGCTGCGCAGCTCGCCCGTGGTCGAGGCGCTCGGCTTTCCGCTCGGCACGCGCCTGCAGACCTTCTACCTCGACGAACGCCATCCCAATGCCCTGGCGCCCCACAAGCGCCCGCGCACCACGTTGACGCCGTCGATGGCGTTGACGCGCGACGGCAGATGGATCGCCTTCGGCACCCAGGGCGGCGACCAGCAGGATCAATGGACGCTGCAGTTCTTTCTCAACCTGGCGGAGTTCGGGATGGACCTTCAGGAGGCGATCGAGGCGCCGCGCTACTCGTGCATGCATGCCCCGTCGTCGTTCTTTCCGCACGACGCTTCGCCCGGACTCGTGCGTATCGAGGACCGCATCGACGAGCGTGTGCGCGCCGAGCTTGCGGCGCACGGCCACAAGCTCGAGACGCGTCCGCCATGGTGCGACGGCAACGTGCTCGCGGTGTCGCGCGACGGTGCGCGCGGGCAGCTCAAGGCCGGCGCCGATCCGCGCGGACAGATCGCCGCGCTAATGCCGGCGCAGGCGATCGGGTGGTGA
- a CDS encoding cyclase family protein: MRRETMRKTIRKLPRAIGVIGAIASGAALSAAVFWALLASTAPRVRAQADFFNPAKVIGALSDQGKIIDLTYSFDASTIYWPTEGGFEHKFELFGMQPGGYFYASARFAAAEHGGTHMDAPLHFNRNGMSAEQVPMSYFVGPAAVIDFSARSENYPDATLILEDIHAYERTHGQIPSGAIVVARSGWGRYWPDKKHYLGSDKPGDVTDLHFPGFSPEAVKFLLTDRNVMALAIDTPSLDPGNSRDFPVHRMWLGANRIGFENLANADKLPFSGATIFCIPMKIAKGTGAPARIFAVLP; encoded by the coding sequence ATGAGGCGCGAGACGATGCGCAAGACGATCCGGAAGCTGCCCCGTGCGATCGGCGTGATCGGCGCAATCGCGTCCGGCGCGGCACTCTCAGCTGCGGTTTTCTGGGCGCTGCTGGCTTCGACCGCCCCGCGCGTGCGGGCCCAGGCCGACTTTTTCAACCCGGCGAAAGTCATCGGCGCGCTCAGCGACCAGGGCAAAATCATCGACCTGACCTACAGCTTCGACGCCTCGACCATCTACTGGCCCACCGAAGGCGGGTTCGAGCACAAGTTCGAGTTGTTCGGGATGCAGCCGGGCGGCTACTTTTACGCCTCGGCCAGGTTTGCCGCGGCCGAACACGGCGGCACGCATATGGACGCGCCGCTGCATTTCAACCGCAACGGGATGTCGGCGGAACAGGTGCCGATGAGCTACTTCGTCGGACCAGCGGCGGTTATCGATTTTTCCGCCCGCTCCGAGAATTATCCCGATGCCACGCTCATCCTCGAGGACATTCACGCTTACGAAAGAACCCACGGCCAAATTCCTTCGGGAGCGATCGTCGTGGCGCGCTCGGGGTGGGGCCGCTACTGGCCCGACAAGAAGCACTACCTCGGCAGCGACAAGCCGGGCGACGTAACCGATCTCCACTTTCCAGGTTTCTCGCCCGAAGCCGTGAAATTTCTACTCACCGATCGGAACGTAATGGCGCTGGCGATCGACACGCCGAGTCTCGATCCCGGCAATTCGCGGGATTTTCCGGTCCATCGGATGTGGCTTGGCGCGAATCGGATCGGATTTGAAAATCTTGCCAACGCAGATAAACTTCCGTTCAGCGGCGCAACGATCTTCTGCATTCCGATGAAGATCGCCAAGGGAACGGGAGCGCCCGCACGCATTTTCGCGGTGCTCCCTTAA
- a CDS encoding glycine zipper domain-containing protein, which produces MRKGVVSTILVAVAAALLVAGCSGEPLSTREKGTLLGGGLGAATGAIIGAAVGAPGAGAAIGGAIGGVGGFAVGNSMQNNENQQAQTQGQIQQQQQELEQQRQQIQQLKQQQETE; this is translated from the coding sequence ATGCGCAAAGGCGTAGTCTCGACAATTCTGGTGGCGGTGGCGGCGGCTCTTTTGGTGGCCGGATGCTCAGGCGAGCCGTTATCGACGCGTGAGAAGGGAACGCTTCTGGGCGGCGGACTGGGTGCCGCGACCGGCGCGATTATCGGGGCCGCAGTAGGTGCGCCCGGCGCAGGCGCGGCGATCGGCGGCGCGATCGGCGGTGTTGGCGGCTTTGCCGTAGGCAACTCGATGCAGAACAACGAAAACCAGCAGGCGCAGACCCAGGGCCAGATCCAGCAGCAGCAGCAGGAACTCGAGCAGCAGCGCCAGCAGATCCAGCAGCTCAAGCAACAGCAGGAAACCGAGTGA
- a CDS encoding glycine zipper domain-containing protein, producing MVKANNFRAAAVVMAILAAAALAGCGPQGMSTTTEGTLGGGVLGGGAGAIVGAAVGHPLAGAAIGGALGAGTGYVVGNSLQNQQSATAQQQGQIQNQEQEIQSQRLQIQQLQQQQQTE from the coding sequence ATGGTCAAGGCGAATAATTTTCGCGCGGCTGCGGTGGTGATGGCGATACTTGCTGCGGCCGCGCTTGCCGGATGCGGTCCGCAGGGGATGTCAACGACTACCGAAGGAACGCTCGGCGGCGGCGTGCTGGGCGGCGGCGCGGGCGCGATCGTCGGCGCAGCGGTAGGACATCCGCTGGCCGGCGCGGCGATAGGCGGCGCGCTCGGCGCGGGCACCGGCTACGTCGTAGGCAACTCGCTCCAGAATCAGCAGTCCGCGACCGCGCAGCAGCAGGGGCAGATTCAGAACCAGGAGCAGGAGATCCAGAGCCAGCGTCTGCAGATCCAGCAGCTTCAGCAGCAGCAGCAGACCGAATAG
- a CDS encoding methylated-DNA--[protein]-cysteine S-methyltransferase: protein MNQTVKDEILMREMLGDDGPLGADSAPDDATVDAALRAVRPKLARTLGRARRPLARVGVIDSPVGRLLVAESARGLLAVQFLDVAEAPDSLAAMRESFDVVEDPETAARIGREIGRYLKGDLQALNRPVDLSLVRSDFQRRALMRLRRAVPPGAVITYQALAAAVGAPSGQRAIGNTMATNPVPLYVPCHRVIRSDGTIGNYGGGEPRKIKLLRAEGFSVARDHRLPAGSVMGHLVTHIFCRPQCHAAMRADPAKSVIFANSRRAQSAGLRACKLCRPV, encoded by the coding sequence ATGAATCAGACGGTCAAGGACGAGATACTGATGCGCGAAATGCTCGGCGACGACGGACCGCTCGGGGCAGATAGCGCGCCCGACGACGCCACGGTCGATGCGGCGTTGCGGGCGGTGCGTCCGAAGCTCGCGCGCACGCTGGGCCGCGCGCGCCGGCCGCTTGCGCGCGTCGGCGTGATCGATTCTCCCGTCGGCCGCCTCCTGGTGGCCGAGAGCGCGCGCGGCCTCCTCGCCGTGCAGTTCCTCGACGTGGCCGAGGCGCCCGACTCGCTCGCGGCGATGCGGGAGAGCTTCGACGTGGTCGAAGACCCCGAGACCGCGGCGCGCATCGGGCGCGAGATCGGCCGCTATCTGAAGGGCGACCTGCAAGCGCTCAACCGTCCGGTCGATCTCAGCCTGGTGCGGAGCGATTTTCAGCGGCGGGCGCTGATGCGGCTGCGCAGGGCGGTGCCGCCCGGCGCGGTTATCACGTACCAGGCGCTGGCGGCGGCGGTCGGCGCGCCGTCGGGCCAGCGCGCGATCGGCAACACGATGGCCACCAATCCGGTGCCACTCTACGTTCCGTGCCATCGCGTGATCCGCTCCGACGGCACGATCGGCAACTATGGCGGCGGCGAGCCGCGGAAGATCAAGCTGCTGCGAGCCGAGGGCTTCAGCGTGGCGCGCGATCATCGGTTGCCGGCGGGCAGCGTGATGGGGCATCTGGTGACGCACATCTTCTGCCGTCCGCAATGTCACGCGGCGATGCGCGCGGATCCCGCGAAATCGGTGATCTTTGCGAATTCGCGCCGCGCGCAGAGCGCCGGACTGCGCGCGTGCAAGCTCTGCCGTCCGGTCTGA
- a CDS encoding RNA polymerase sigma factor, with product MEATAKKLNLPPPFEETVSRHEREIMRFLLRMTRDQNDALDLFQETWLRAYRAYPQLDSAEGLRPWLYRIATNLCRNRVRDNVRRARVITNGDDPTDGDHRAAASAPGGGGHEGMIHLRRAIAGLPNKQNQALVMRKFAGLEYEEIGAALECSADSARASVYQALKKLKAIR from the coding sequence ATGGAAGCCACGGCAAAGAAGCTCAATCTGCCGCCGCCTTTCGAGGAGACGGTCAGCCGCCACGAGCGCGAGATCATGCGTTTCCTGCTGCGGATGACGCGGGACCAGAACGACGCGCTCGATCTCTTCCAGGAAACGTGGCTCCGCGCCTACCGCGCCTATCCGCAACTAGACTCCGCAGAGGGCCTGCGTCCGTGGCTGTATCGGATTGCGACCAATCTCTGCCGCAACCGCGTGCGCGACAACGTGCGGCGCGCACGCGTGATCACCAATGGCGACGACCCGACGGACGGCGACCATCGCGCTGCCGCGTCGGCGCCCGGCGGCGGCGGACACGAGGGGATGATCCATCTCAGGCGCGCGATTGCAGGACTTCCGAACAAGCAGAATCAGGCGCTGGTGATGCGCAAGTTCGCGGGACTCGAATACGAGGAAATAGGCGCGGCGCTCGAGTGCTCGGCCGATAGCGCGCGGGCGAGCGTTTACCAGGCGCTCAAAAAGCTCAAGGCAATCCGGTAG